Proteins encoded together in one Streptomyces sp. NA04227 window:
- a CDS encoding TetR/AcrR family transcriptional regulator: MTSRAEAPTRREQILGEAARLFAERGFHGVGVDEIGAAVGISGPGLYRHFAGKDAMLAELLVGISERLFLGGRRRTEEADGDPERVLDSLLAGHIDFALDDRALITIQDRELDTLRDADRKRVRQLQRQYVELWVQAVRAVYADLDETDARAAVHAVFGLLNSTPHLARPGSLPGRDATAELLHRLARGAFAAAVRRVG; this comes from the coding sequence ATGACCAGCAGAGCCGAGGCCCCGACCCGTCGCGAACAGATCCTCGGGGAAGCCGCCCGTCTCTTCGCCGAGCGCGGTTTCCACGGAGTCGGCGTCGACGAGATAGGAGCCGCGGTCGGCATCAGCGGCCCCGGCCTGTACCGGCATTTCGCGGGCAAGGACGCCATGCTCGCCGAGCTGCTCGTCGGCATCAGCGAGCGCCTCTTCCTCGGTGGCAGACGCCGCACCGAGGAGGCCGACGGCGACCCCGAGCGCGTACTGGACTCCCTGCTCGCGGGCCATATCGACTTCGCCCTCGACGACCGCGCCCTGATCACCATCCAGGACCGCGAACTCGACACGCTGCGCGACGCCGACCGCAAGCGGGTCCGCCAGCTGCAGCGGCAGTACGTGGAGCTGTGGGTGCAGGCCGTACGCGCGGTGTACGCGGACCTCGACGAGACCGACGCCCGCGCCGCCGTGCACGCCGTCTTCGGCCTGCTGAACTCCACCCCGCACCTGGCCCGCCCCGGCTCGCTGCCGGGCCGCGACGCCACCGCCGAACTGCTGCACCGGCTGGCCCGGGGGGCCTTCGCGGCGGCGGTGCGGCGGGTGGGGTGA
- a CDS encoding hydroxymethylglutaryl-CoA lyase — MTNSVRELPMVVPAEGLPARVRVHEVGARDGLQNEKDVVPTAVKAEFIRRLAGAGLTTIEATSFVHPEWVPQLADAERLFAEVADLGVNLPVLVPNERGMQRALPLGVRRIAVFASVTESFARANLNRTVDETLAIQRAVVAQAKSEHGVHVRGYLSMCFGDPWEGPVPIAQTVRVCRAMLDMGCDELSLGDTIGVATPGHVRALLAALNEAGVPTGMLGVHFHDTYGQALSNTLTALEHGVTTVDASAGGLGGCPYAKSATGNLATEDLVWMLDGLGVETGVDLDELIATSTWMAEQLGRPSPSRTVRALSHKES; from the coding sequence ATGACGAACAGCGTGCGTGAACTTCCCATGGTCGTTCCCGCCGAGGGCCTGCCCGCCCGCGTCCGTGTCCACGAGGTCGGCGCGCGCGACGGACTGCAGAACGAGAAGGACGTCGTACCGACCGCGGTGAAGGCCGAGTTCATCCGGCGCCTCGCCGGGGCCGGGCTCACCACCATCGAGGCGACGAGCTTCGTCCACCCCGAGTGGGTGCCCCAACTCGCCGACGCCGAGCGGCTGTTCGCCGAGGTCGCCGACCTCGGTGTGAACCTGCCGGTACTGGTGCCCAACGAGCGCGGCATGCAGCGCGCGCTGCCGCTCGGCGTACGGCGGATCGCCGTGTTCGCCAGCGTCACCGAGTCCTTCGCCCGGGCCAACCTGAACCGGACCGTGGACGAGACGCTCGCCATCCAGCGGGCGGTGGTGGCCCAGGCCAAGTCCGAGCACGGCGTGCACGTACGCGGCTATCTGTCGATGTGCTTCGGCGACCCCTGGGAGGGCCCGGTGCCGATCGCCCAGACGGTCCGCGTCTGCCGGGCGATGCTCGACATGGGCTGCGACGAACTGAGCCTCGGCGACACCATCGGCGTGGCCACCCCCGGTCATGTCCGCGCCCTGCTCGCCGCCCTGAACGAGGCAGGGGTGCCCACCGGCATGCTCGGTGTGCACTTCCACGACACCTACGGGCAGGCGCTCAGCAACACCCTGACCGCACTGGAACACGGCGTCACGACCGTGGACGCCTCCGCGGGCGGCCTCGGCGGCTGCCCCTACGCCAAGAGCGCCACCGGAAACCTCGCCACCGAGGACCTGGTCTGGATGCTCGACGGCCTCGGCGTGGAGACCGGGGTCGACCTCGACGAACTCATCGCCACCAGCACCTGGATGGCCGAGCAGCTCGGCCGCCCGAGTCCGTCCCGTACCGTCCGCGCACTCTCCCACAAGGAGTCCTGA
- a CDS encoding serine/threonine-protein kinase, with amino-acid sequence MRNSAGADAGPEAGRLVAGRYRLLERIGAGGMGTVWRAGDELLGRDVALKKLHVPPHLSDGERERLYERTRREARSAARIAHPNVIVVHDVVDDGGLPCIVMEYVPSRTLGDVLKENGTLSPQEAARIGHRTAEALRAAHAAGVLHRDVKPGNVLLGDGGRVVLTDFGIAVSSGAPTLTRTGEIVGSLNYLSPERVKGETPGPASDLWALGAMLFEAVEGQPPFRRNTVLEAVYAIASDPVPAPYAAGPLTPLIEQLLAKEPQSRPSAETVEAGLRACAAGDGAGFAADASGGAHRSVPQRDGGYWNGAEDDSSRRGSTLPDLGGQGGAGSGPAVGRGAAAGRKSGTVGGRTQRSRRMRVALAAVAVVVVLAGAAGAAVLVMRDDGTEGQAAKDPAPGNSSPAPASSPPSTSKKPDGSASPTTAEPTGPVEEPPPVPAGYQLVSEEGAGLSLPVPDGWTRKVLEDGSTGFIDPGGLVRLQIGALDFASSDPLQHWKDDERKSIAEGKLPGYKQLRMQGTTFRELPAAIWEFTFEGRARGFRAVDLGFGKPGGTEYTVYLSAPALQWDEYKPVFDNVLAGLRLHEEPGA; translated from the coding sequence GTGCGGAACAGTGCGGGCGCGGACGCGGGGCCCGAAGCGGGGCGGCTGGTCGCGGGGCGTTACCGGCTTCTCGAGCGGATCGGCGCCGGGGGCATGGGAACCGTATGGCGTGCGGGGGACGAGCTGTTGGGGCGCGATGTCGCGCTGAAGAAGCTGCACGTACCGCCGCATCTCTCGGACGGCGAGCGGGAGCGGCTGTACGAGCGGACACGGCGGGAGGCGCGCAGCGCGGCGCGGATCGCGCATCCGAACGTGATCGTGGTGCACGACGTGGTCGACGACGGCGGGCTGCCCTGCATCGTCATGGAGTACGTGCCCTCGCGCACCCTGGGCGACGTACTGAAGGAGAACGGGACGCTGTCGCCGCAGGAGGCGGCGCGGATCGGGCACCGGACGGCCGAGGCGCTGCGGGCCGCGCACGCCGCCGGGGTGCTGCACCGTGACGTCAAGCCGGGCAATGTGCTGCTCGGCGACGGCGGGCGGGTGGTCCTGACCGACTTCGGCATCGCGGTGTCCTCCGGGGCGCCGACGCTGACCCGTACCGGCGAGATCGTCGGTTCGCTCAACTACCTTTCCCCGGAACGGGTCAAGGGCGAGACGCCCGGGCCCGCCTCGGATCTGTGGGCGCTGGGCGCGATGCTGTTCGAGGCGGTCGAGGGGCAGCCGCCGTTCCGCAGGAACACGGTCCTGGAGGCCGTGTACGCGATCGCCTCCGACCCGGTTCCGGCCCCGTACGCCGCGGGTCCGCTGACCCCGCTGATCGAGCAACTCCTCGCCAAGGAGCCGCAGTCGCGGCCGTCCGCCGAGACGGTGGAGGCCGGGCTGCGCGCGTGTGCCGCGGGGGACGGTGCCGGATTCGCGGCGGACGCCTCCGGCGGTGCGCACCGGTCCGTGCCGCAGCGAGACGGCGGCTACTGGAACGGCGCCGAGGACGACAGCAGCCGTCGCGGCAGCACCCTGCCGGACCTCGGCGGCCAGGGCGGCGCCGGGAGCGGTCCGGCGGTGGGCCGGGGCGCGGCCGCCGGTCGCAAGAGCGGCACCGTGGGCGGGCGCACGCAGCGTTCACGACGGATGCGGGTGGCCCTCGCCGCCGTCGCCGTGGTGGTGGTCCTCGCCGGAGCGGCGGGCGCCGCGGTCCTCGTCATGCGCGACGACGGTACGGAGGGGCAGGCGGCCAAGGATCCCGCTCCCGGCAACTCGTCGCCCGCTCCCGCGAGTTCGCCGCCGTCCACCTCCAAGAAGCCGGACGGTTCCGCCTCGCCGACGACGGCCGAACCCACCGGCCCGGTCGAGGAGCCGCCGCCGGTGCCCGCCGGATACCAGCTGGTGAGCGAGGAGGGCGCCGGGCTCTCGCTGCCGGTGCCGGACGGCTGGACCCGCAAGGTCCTGGAGGACGGTTCGACCGGCTTCATCGACCCCGGCGGTCTGGTCCGGCTGCAGATCGGCGCCCTGGACTTCGCCAGCTCCGACCCGCTCCAGCACTGGAAGGACGACGAGCGCAAGTCGATCGCCGAGGGCAAGCTGCCGGGGTACAAGCAGCTCCGTATGCAGGGCACGACCTTCCGCGAACTGCCCGCCGCCATCTGGGAGTTCACCTTCGAGGGCCGCGCGCGCGGCTTCCGCGCCGTCGACCTGGGCTTCGGCAAGCCGGGCGGCACCGAGTACACGGTCTACCTCTCGGCGCCGGCCCTGCAGTGGGACGAGTACAAGCCGGTCTTCGACAACGTCCTGGCGGGCCTGCGCCTGCACGAGGAACCCGGCGCGTGA
- a CDS encoding carboxyl transferase domain-containing protein → MQQAPVLSSAADPASEAWRANEAAHEALGEELRSRLNAARLGGGERARARHVARGKLLPRERVDALLDEGSPFLELAPLAAEDMYGGGAPAAGVIAGIGRVSGRECLVVANDATVKGGTYYPMTVKKHLRAQEVALENRLPCLYLVDSGGAFLPMQDEVFPDRDHFGRIFYNQARMSGAGIPQIAAVLGSCTAGGAYVPAMSDEAVIVRGQGTIFLGGPPLVKAATGEVVTAEELGGGEVHSRVSGVTDHLAEDDAHALRIVRNIVGTMPARGELPWTVRPVEEPKVDPRGLYGAVPVDSRTPYDVREAIARVVDGSRFSEFKAEYGQTLVTGFAHIHGHPVGIVANNGILFSESAQKGAHFIELCDQRGIPLVFLQNISGFMVGRDYEAGGIAKHGAKMVTAVACTRVPKLTVVIGGSYGAGNYSMCGRAYSPRFMWMWPGAKISVMGGEQAASVLATVKRDQLEARGEAWSAEDEESFKSPVRQQYETQGSAYYATARLWDDGVIDPLETRQVLGLALTACANAPLPEKDPAAPHYGVFRM, encoded by the coding sequence ATGCAGCAGGCACCGGTGCTGAGCAGCGCCGCCGACCCGGCGTCGGAGGCCTGGCGCGCCAATGAGGCGGCGCACGAGGCACTCGGCGAGGAGCTCCGCTCCCGCCTGAACGCGGCCCGGCTGGGCGGCGGCGAACGGGCCAGGGCCCGGCACGTGGCGCGGGGCAAGCTGCTGCCGCGTGAGCGCGTGGACGCGCTCCTCGACGAGGGCTCGCCGTTCCTGGAGCTGGCGCCGCTGGCGGCCGAGGACATGTACGGCGGCGGGGCCCCGGCGGCCGGGGTGATCGCGGGCATCGGCCGGGTCTCGGGCCGCGAGTGCCTGGTGGTCGCCAACGACGCCACGGTCAAGGGCGGCACGTACTACCCGATGACCGTCAAGAAGCATCTGCGCGCCCAGGAAGTGGCCCTGGAGAACCGCCTCCCCTGCCTGTACCTGGTCGACTCCGGAGGCGCCTTCCTGCCGATGCAGGACGAGGTCTTCCCGGACCGTGACCACTTCGGGCGGATCTTCTACAACCAGGCCCGGATGTCGGGCGCGGGCATCCCGCAGATCGCGGCGGTACTCGGCTCCTGCACGGCGGGCGGCGCGTACGTCCCCGCGATGAGCGACGAGGCCGTGATCGTGCGCGGCCAGGGCACCATCTTCCTGGGCGGCCCGCCGCTGGTGAAGGCGGCCACCGGCGAGGTCGTCACGGCCGAGGAGCTGGGCGGCGGCGAGGTCCACTCGCGGGTCTCCGGTGTCACCGACCACCTCGCCGAGGACGACGCGCACGCGCTGCGGATCGTGCGCAACATCGTGGGCACCATGCCCGCGCGCGGCGAACTCCCCTGGACCGTAAGGCCGGTTGAGGAGCCGAAGGTGGACCCGCGCGGCCTGTACGGCGCGGTGCCGGTGGACTCCCGTACGCCCTACGACGTGCGCGAGGCCATCGCCCGGGTCGTGGACGGTTCGCGGTTCTCCGAGTTCAAGGCGGAGTACGGGCAGACCCTGGTGACCGGCTTCGCGCACATCCACGGGCACCCGGTGGGCATCGTCGCCAACAACGGCATCCTGTTCTCGGAGTCGGCGCAGAAGGGCGCCCACTTCATCGAGCTGTGCGACCAGCGCGGCATCCCGCTGGTGTTCCTGCAGAACATCTCCGGCTTCATGGTCGGCCGGGACTACGAGGCGGGCGGTATCGCCAAGCACGGCGCCAAGATGGTGACGGCCGTGGCCTGCACCCGGGTGCCGAAGCTGACGGTGGTCATCGGCGGCTCGTACGGCGCGGGCAACTACTCGATGTGCGGCCGCGCCTACTCTCCGCGCTTCATGTGGATGTGGCCCGGCGCGAAGATCTCCGTGATGGGCGGCGAGCAGGCCGCCTCGGTGCTCGCGACCGTCAAGCGCGACCAGCTGGAGGCGCGCGGCGAAGCGTGGTCCGCCGAGGACGAGGAGAGCTTCAAGTCCCCGGTCCGCCAGCAGTACGAGACGCAGGGCAGTGCCTACTACGCGACCGCGCGGCTGTGGGACGACGGCGTCATCGACCCGCTGGAGACCCGTCAGGTGCTCGGCCTCGCGCTGACCGCCTGCGCCAATGCCCCGCTGCCCGAAAAAGACCCCGCGGCGCCGCACTACGGCGTCTTCCGGATGTGA
- a CDS encoding acetyl/propionyl/methylcrotonyl-CoA carboxylase subunit alpha gives MFDTVLVANRGEIAVRVIRTLRALGVRSVAVFSDADAEARHVREADTAVRLGAAPAAESYLSVEKILAAARTSGAQAVHPGYGFLAENAEFARACEEAGLVFIGPSAEAISLMGDKIRAKETVRAAGVPVVPGSSGSGLSDAQLADSAREIGMPVLLKPSAGGGGKGMRLVRDAAVLDEEIAAARREARASFGDDTLLVERWIDRPRHIEIQVLADGHGNVVHLGERECSLQRRHQKIIEEAPSVLLDEHTRAAMGEAAVQAARSCAYRGAGTVEFIVPGGDPSSYYFMEMNTRLQVEHPVTELITGLDLVEWQLRVAAGEQLPYAQGDITLTGHAVEARICAEDPARGFLPSGGTVLALDEPEGEGVRTDSGLSEGTEVSSLYDPMLSKVIAYGPDRATALRKLRAALGRTVTLGVQTNAGFLRRLLAHPAVVAGELDTGLVEREAESLISQEVPEAVYEAAAAVRVRRPEPDANGWIDPYAAGDGWRLGGSPAPVTRHLRVPGLDPVAHVARGSAVVDGDRVHVTLDGVQHHFTHAGDWLGRDGDSWQVRDHDPVAASLTGAAHAGADSLTAPMPGTVTVVKVAVGDRVEAGQSLVVVEAMKMEHVVSAPHAGTVTELDVSPGTTVAMDQVLAVVEPDSTEGAESDPSTEGAAQQEAGGSVPDEKEPVS, from the coding sequence ATGTTCGACACCGTGCTCGTGGCCAACCGCGGCGAGATCGCCGTACGGGTCATCCGGACGCTGCGCGCGCTCGGGGTGCGCTCGGTGGCCGTGTTCAGCGACGCGGACGCCGAGGCCCGGCACGTCCGCGAGGCCGACACCGCGGTGCGCCTCGGTGCCGCGCCCGCCGCCGAGAGCTATCTGTCCGTGGAGAAGATCCTCGCCGCGGCCCGCACCAGCGGGGCGCAGGCGGTGCACCCGGGGTACGGGTTCCTCGCCGAGAACGCGGAGTTCGCCCGCGCCTGCGAGGAGGCGGGACTGGTCTTCATCGGGCCGTCCGCCGAGGCGATCTCGCTGATGGGCGACAAGATCCGCGCCAAGGAGACGGTCCGCGCGGCGGGCGTCCCGGTGGTGCCCGGTTCCTCCGGCAGCGGTCTGAGCGACGCCCAACTCGCCGACTCCGCACGGGAGATCGGCATGCCGGTCCTGCTGAAGCCGTCCGCGGGCGGTGGCGGCAAGGGCATGCGGCTGGTGCGGGACGCGGCCGTGCTGGACGAGGAGATCGCCGCCGCCCGGCGCGAGGCGCGGGCCTCCTTCGGCGACGACACCCTGCTCGTGGAGCGCTGGATCGACCGGCCCCGGCACATCGAGATCCAGGTCCTCGCCGACGGCCACGGCAATGTGGTCCACCTCGGCGAGCGCGAGTGCTCGCTCCAGCGCCGCCACCAGAAGATCATCGAGGAGGCGCCCTCGGTCCTGCTCGACGAGCACACCCGGGCCGCCATGGGCGAGGCCGCCGTGCAGGCGGCGCGCTCCTGCGCCTACCGGGGCGCGGGCACCGTGGAGTTCATCGTGCCGGGCGGCGACCCGTCCTCGTACTACTTCATGGAGATGAACACCCGGCTCCAGGTGGAGCACCCGGTCACCGAGCTGATCACCGGCCTCGACCTGGTCGAGTGGCAGCTGCGGGTCGCGGCGGGCGAGCAACTCCCGTACGCACAGGGCGACATCACGCTGACCGGGCACGCCGTCGAGGCGCGGATCTGTGCCGAGGACCCGGCGCGCGGCTTTCTGCCCTCGGGCGGCACCGTGCTCGCGCTCGACGAGCCCGAGGGCGAGGGCGTCCGCACCGACTCGGGGCTCAGCGAGGGCACCGAGGTGTCCAGCCTCTACGACCCGATGCTCTCCAAGGTCATCGCGTACGGCCCGGACCGGGCGACCGCGCTGCGCAAGCTGCGCGCCGCGCTCGGCCGTACGGTCACCCTCGGTGTGCAGACCAATGCCGGTTTCCTGCGCCGCCTGCTCGCCCATCCGGCCGTGGTGGCGGGCGAGTTGGACACCGGCCTGGTCGAGCGGGAGGCCGAGTCGCTGATCTCGCAGGAGGTCCCGGAGGCGGTGTACGAGGCGGCCGCGGCCGTGCGCGTGCGGCGGCCCGAGCCCGATGCGAACGGCTGGATCGACCCGTACGCGGCGGGCGACGGCTGGCGGCTCGGCGGCAGCCCGGCCCCGGTCACCCGGCATCTGCGGGTGCCGGGCCTGGACCCGGTGGCCCATGTGGCGCGCGGCAGCGCCGTGGTGGACGGTGACAGGGTGCACGTCACTCTGGACGGCGTCCAGCACCACTTCACGCACGCCGGTGACTGGCTCGGCCGGGACGGAGACTCCTGGCAGGTCCGCGACCACGACCCGGTCGCCGCCTCGCTGACCGGCGCCGCCCACGCGGGCGCGGACTCCCTGACCGCGCCGATGCCGGGCACCGTCACCGTGGTCAAGGTCGCGGTCGGCGACCGGGTCGAGGCGGGCCAGAGCCTGGTCGTGGTCGAGGCCATGAAGATGGAACACGTCGTCTCCGCACCCCACGCGGGCACCGTCACCGAACTCGACGTCAGCCCGGGCACCACGGTCGCCATGGACCAGGTGCTCGCCGTGGTCGAGCCGGACAGCACCGAAGGCGCCGAAAGCGACCCCTCGACCGAGGGAGCCGCACAGCAGGAGGCGGGGGGCTCCGTACCGGACGAGAAGGAGCCGGTGTCATGA